The stretch of DNA GTCTGATTGCATCGCCGCTTGGCGCCTGCCGGCTATGCCTCCCCGGTCGCCACCACGCCGTAGCCCAGACCGTGGAAGGTCCGGATCATCGGCATCTTGAAGGGGCGGTCGATGGCGTTGCGCAGCTGGCACACGTGGGTCCGCAACAAGGTTTCCTGGGAATGGTCCAGCTCCCGACCCCACAGGTCACGGACCAGCTCGCGATAGCCGGCCGGCTCCGGCGCGACTTCCAGCAACGCCCGCAGCAGCCGCCTGGACGACGGCCGCAAGCGCAGCGTCCTGCCCTGCCGACGCACCTCCTCGTTCTTCAGGTCGTACTCCAGGTCGCCGGCGCGAAGCACCGGGCCCGCCTGACGTCGTCGATAACGGCGATGCATGCCGACGAGCCGCGCGTTGACCTCCGCGAACGCGAGCGGTGCGTACAGATAATCGTCTGCGCCGCTTTGCAACGCCGCCAGGCACGGCGCCAGCGTCGCGCACTGTGCCAGCACCAGTAGTGGCGTAGTCAGCCGCAGGACCTCGCGCAGGCTGCGACATACATCCGCACCGTCGCGGCCCGGCGATCTGGCCAGCACGATCGCGTCGAAGCGACAGTCGGCGGCAAGGTTCAGGCCGTGGCGATGGCTGCCGGCGCAGTCCACCTCGTGACCGCACTGCTCGAGATAGTGGCAAAGCTCCGCGGCGTGAAGTGCGTCATGGTCGATCAGCAGGATCCGCATGACCGGTTGAGGGCTGAAGACTGATCCGCCACCGGTGGATGATGGCGTCATCGACCGACGTGATCCCGTGGCCCGACTTCGCTGCCAGACCGCTGGTTGGTATGCATGATGTTGAACGCGCGACTGCAGGGAGGCGGCAGACTACGTGCCGAGTGGTTGCCTCTGAATAGGATTTGGCCCAATTTGCACGCGAGGCGGCTCGAAGCACGCCCCGCCCCCGTGAGGGCCTTGACGGATACTTAACCTGAAATCTGGCTCGCCACCCGCCCCCGCATCCGCTGGACCGGTCCCATCACCTGTCGTTTCCGAATGAGGAACGAGGCCGTCACAACCATTTCGACTAAAATGCTCCCGCACTCCCGCCGCACACTCGCAGCCCGCAAGGAGCAAGCCGTCATGCCAGCACGAGTCATTCTGGCCGATGACCACCCCATCGTTGCCGCCGGTGTCCGCCAGCTGCTGGAGCAAGACAGCACCACGAGCGTCGTCCACGTCGCGTCCTCGACGGAGGACTTGATGCGCACTCTGGCAAGCACACCGTGCGACCTGCTGATCACCGACTTCAGCATGCCCGGCAACGCAGTGCCTGACGGCCTGTCGATGCTCGGCACGATCCGGCGCAAATGGCCCGATCTGGCCGTCGTCGTGCTCACCCGCATCTCCAATCCTGCGGTGCTTCGCAGCATTCGCGACACGGGCGTGCGCGGTTTGATCAACAAGTCCGACGCCCTTTCCGAGCTGCCGCAAGCGGTACTGTCGGTGCTCAACGGGCGCACCTACATCGCCAAGGCCGCGATGAGCCTGCTCGAGAGCGCCGAGACCACGCTCGCCACGTCTGCCGAGGCAGCGCTGTCGCCGAAGGAGACCGAGGTGCTGCGGATGTTCGCCTCGGGCATGAGCGTCAAGGACATTTCGCAGCAGCTCAACCGCAGCTCCAAGACCATCAGCAACCAGAAGCTGTCGGCCATGGAGAAGCTCGGCATCAAGTCGGATGTGGAGATCTTCGCCTACGCCTCCAGCCACGGGATGCTCTCCTGAGCCAGGCCGCGGATCGACCGGAAGTATCCGCTAGCTGTTTTTGCAAGGCACCCCGACTCAGCTCGCAAATGCATGTAGCAGCTGCTGCTATGACGTGTCGTATGCCGCGTCAGACCGCGTAACCTAGGCTCGAAACTCGCCCGAAGCTGACCTGCTGGATCCACATGCATCGCCTGTGTTGCGCCAGCTCACGCCCTCACTGGCAACGGCTGAGGGCCTTGCTGCTGCTCGCCCTGCTGCCGTTCGCGGCATTCCAGGCCGCGCTGGGCCAATCACGCCCGCTCCCTCCGCTCGATCCGGAGGAGGAGGCATGGCGACGCGCGAACAGTGTGGTTCAGGTGGGAGTTTTCGCCGGCGACCACATGCCGGCCGAAGCCTGGGTCGGAGGACAACCACAAGGGCTCGGCATCGATTACGTAAGCCTGTTGGCGGCGCGTGCCGGCTTGCGTCTGGAGTTCCACCCCTACACCGATTGGGGTGCGGTCGCGTTCGATGGTTCCGCGGGCAAGGCATTCGACCTGCTGCCTGCACAGGGCGTAACACCAGCACGGCGCGACCATTTCGATTTCCTCAAGTCCTATGCGACGGTCGGTCCGGTGTTGGTCGTTCGCAAGGGCGACGCGCGCATCCGCGGCGATGCCGACCTGGTGCGAGCGCGCATCGTCATCGAGCGGCGTTTCCGCACGGCCGCGCATGATGTCGCCCAACGCTATCCGCAAGCCACCGTGTTGTATTGCAACGACGGCCGCGAAGCATTGGACATGCTCGCCCGCGGCGAGGCCGACGCCTACGTCGGCACGGGCGCCGCGCGGACGCGGGCGCTGCTGGACCGGCGGCCGACCGACGACCTGGTCCTGCTGGCAGCGCTGCCGTTGCCCACCTTCGATATCGCCCCGGTGGTTCGCCGCGGCAATACGGCGCTGCTGCGGATCCTTCGCAAGGCCGAGACCACCGTCACCGAGCGGGAACTGACGCAGTTGCGCCTGCGCTGGGGCATGGTCGAGGACGCGGCGGTGCAGGCGCGAAGCGCACGCGAACCCAGCGCCGACGAGCGCGCGTGGTTGCTGGGGCTGCCGACCTTGCGCGTCGGCTACGAAATGGATCGCCATCCCTATTCCTTCGTCGACGGCGAAGGCGAGTTCACCGGACTGTCGGCCGACTACCTGCGCATCGTCCAGCGTGAGCTTGGACTGCGGCTGGAGATGGTGCCGGCGGAAGACTGGGACAGCTTGCAGCGCATGGTCCGCTCTCACGAGATAGACCTCATCGCGGCCGGCACGGCGCGCGATTTCGACCCGCTGGAGATGTCGTTCGCGCAGCCTTACGAGTACTTCCCGCAGGTGATCGTGGCGCGTAATGGCGGGCCGCCCATTACCCGCCTGCAGGACCTGATTGGTAAGCAGGTGGCGTTTCGCAAGGAGACGGCGCTGCTCTCGCTGCTCCGTGCCAATCTGCCGGGAACGCAGCTTCTGCCGATGGCCAGCAACGAGGCCGGGCTGTCCAGGGTGGCCAGGGGGCAGGCCGATGCCTTCATCGGCACGCTGCCGGCCATCGACAGCCTGATCCGCAGCCGCTACGCCGCGCAGCTTCGGGTGGTCGGTCCGGCCGGGATGGACCAGGAACTGGCGATCGGCGCGCGCCCGGAGTTCAGCGCGCTGCTGCAGCTGATCGACCGCAGGCTCTCGCATCTGGACGAGGGCACCAGGGCCGGCATTCGCAGCCGCTGGATATCCAGCGAATACAACTATGGCGTGCCATGGAAATGGGTGATTGGCACCGCACTCGCCGGGCTGCTCGTGCTGGGCCTGGTCCTGGCGGCGTACGCGAGGTTGCGGCGCGCAGCCAATGCGCAACGCGCTGCCGAACAGCAACTGGCGGCACAGTTGGGATTCCGGGAGGCACTGCTGGAGATCATCCCCTACCCGGTATTCGTCAAGGACGCCGAAGGGCGCTACCTCGGCGTCAATCGCGCCTACGAAGAGCAGATGAACTGCCAGCGCCAGGAGCTGCTGGGCAGGGCGTTGCCGCAGACCCGCCATCTTTCCGGAATCGATGCCGAACAGCTGCAGGCGGAGGACCTCGCCGTGGTCGCTTCCGGTCGAGGTTCGCGGCGCGAGTTGCAACAACGGGGAGCGGACGGGTCGGTCCAGAGCACGATCGTCTGGCGGTTGCCCTTCAGCGATCCGAGCAACGGGCGGACCATCCTCCTTGGCACGTTCGTCGACATCAGCGAAGCGCGCGCGGCCGAAGCGAGGGCGCGCAGTTCGGAACAGCGGCTTTCCGAGTTTGCGCAGGCCATACCGGGTGTCGTGTTCCGGCTGTGCATCGGCCCGGACGGTAGCCGGCGCTTCACCTACGTCGCCGGCGATTCGGCCAGCCTGCTGGGCATGACGGCCGAGCAGCTGACCTCGGATGAGCCGGCACTGTTCGCCCGCGTCCATCCCGACGACCAGGGCATCGTCGCGGCCAACGTTGGCGAGGCGGCGGCGACGCTGCGGCCGATGCGGGCGTTCGACTTCCGCGTGCGAGTGATTGGCCAGTGGCGCTGGCTGCGCACGGAAGGCGGTCAGCCGCGGCGGCTGCCCGATGGCGGCGTCGAATGGAGCGGCTACTGGATCGAAACGACGCTGCTGCACGAGCAGGCGGCCGACCTGATCGCTGCCAAGTCGCAGGCCGAGGCGGCCACCGCGGCCAAGAGTGCGTTCCTGGCGGCGATGAG from Lysobacter arenosi encodes:
- a CDS encoding response regulator transcription factor, which codes for MRILLIDHDALHAAELCHYLEQCGHEVDCAGSHRHGLNLAADCRFDAIVLARSPGRDGADVCRSLREVLRLTTPLLVLAQCATLAPCLAALQSGADDYLYAPLAFAEVNARLVGMHRRYRRRQAGPVLRAGDLEYDLKNEEVRRQGRTLRLRPSSRRLLRALLEVAPEPAGYRELVRDLWGRELDHSQETLLRTHVCQLRNAIDRPFKMPMIRTFHGLGYGVVATGEA
- a CDS encoding transporter substrate-binding domain-containing protein; this translates as MLLLALLPFAAFQAALGQSRPLPPLDPEEEAWRRANSVVQVGVFAGDHMPAEAWVGGQPQGLGIDYVSLLAARAGLRLEFHPYTDWGAVAFDGSAGKAFDLLPAQGVTPARRDHFDFLKSYATVGPVLVVRKGDARIRGDADLVRARIVIERRFRTAAHDVAQRYPQATVLYCNDGREALDMLARGEADAYVGTGAARTRALLDRRPTDDLVLLAALPLPTFDIAPVVRRGNTALLRILRKAETTVTERELTQLRLRWGMVEDAAVQARSAREPSADERAWLLGLPTLRVGYEMDRHPYSFVDGEGEFTGLSADYLRIVQRELGLRLEMVPAEDWDSLQRMVRSHEIDLIAAGTARDFDPLEMSFAQPYEYFPQVIVARNGGPPITRLQDLIGKQVAFRKETALLSLLRANLPGTQLLPMASNEAGLSRVARGQADAFIGTLPAIDSLIRSRYAAQLRVVGPAGMDQELAIGARPEFSALLQLIDRRLSHLDEGTRAGIRSRWISSEYNYGVPWKWVIGTALAGLLVLGLVLAAYARLRRAANAQRAAEQQLAAQLGFREALLEIIPYPVFVKDAEGRYLGVNRAYEEQMNCQRQELLGRALPQTRHLSGIDAEQLQAEDLAVVASGRGSRRELQQRGADGSVQSTIVWRLPFSDPSNGRTILLGTFVDISEARAAEARARSSEQRLSEFAQAIPGVVFRLCIGPDGSRRFTYVAGDSASLLGMTAEQLTSDEPALFARVHPDDQGIVAANVGEAAATLRPMRAFDFRVRVIGQWRWLRTEGGQPRRLPDGGVEWSGYWIETTLLHEQAADLIAAKSQAEAATAAKSAFLAAMSHEIRTPMADVLGLVELIERTPLDRDQAAMTGMVQDSARSLLQILDDILDFSRIESGHLRIESAPFDLRELLDGVVGLFRARAHGKGLGLHCIVDWRLSGTYEGDCVRIRQIVTNLLSNAIKFTARGTVTVHAELAAVGAGAQDVRFSIIDTGIGIEPGNLARLFQPFTQAEDSTARRYGGTGLGLSISRRLARMMDGDVTLHSIAGEGTRAVLELPLRAIAPVAVRQELVGKVAVLVGQQALCVRELANSLSALGLQVVEIDHSEWAQVSGVDIDLLVTAAGDADHADFPTDVPRLLVVSGEHGSWRPIPNGIRMPGSPLLWRNVVDACCRIFGAPAPQALPPLTIATAPSCARILVADDHPTNRALVARQLDMLGHHATVVADGNLALEALAKDHYDLLISDCHMPNLDGYALARRIRATARKGEHLVIVGISASALPEQIQRCRDAGMDDFLTKPIQLQALATMLASHLGGSPYAVPPPAGLPAEQPAEPRVDVRGEMQWLATLIQAFGSRERVREFMLELLATCRADEAEYDGLDTQDDRVR
- a CDS encoding response regulator transcription factor; its protein translation is MPARVILADDHPIVAAGVRQLLEQDSTTSVVHVASSTEDLMRTLASTPCDLLITDFSMPGNAVPDGLSMLGTIRRKWPDLAVVVLTRISNPAVLRSIRDTGVRGLINKSDALSELPQAVLSVLNGRTYIAKAAMSLLESAETTLATSAEAALSPKETEVLRMFASGMSVKDISQQLNRSSKTISNQKLSAMEKLGIKSDVEIFAYASSHGMLS